A segment of the Gemmatimonadaceae bacterium genome:
TCGCGCAGGGCGCGCATGCCAGACCCCGTGGTGCTCGTGTACGGATTCGCGAAGGTCCGCTCCACGATCCCGCCGACGATCTGCATGCACCCGCCCGAGGCGGTGATCGACGTCCCCAGCGGGCAGGAGTAGGCTGGGACCGTCAGCGTGGCACCGCTGGGGTTGGCGGCGTTCACCGAACCGCCAAGCGCCATGGCGATGCCATGGAAGGTGAACTGGCGGTCGCCTCCCATCGTCATCACGTTGCCCGCGGTCGTCGTCGGCGTGTTGTAGATGCGTGGGCGAAGGATCGCGTTGTCGATGATCGCGATCGAGTCGCGCGCAATCAGTCCGAAGAACGAACGGCAGAGATTCGTGGTGTCCGCCGGGTCGGCATCATAGGTGAGATCATCCATGATCTTGGCGACCCCGTTCACGTACAGCGTCACGAAGCCACGCACCTTGCCGTGCAGGTACATGCTGCTGTTCAGGTAGATCACCCCGCGCGAGTCGGGGTTGTAGGTCTTGTGCAATGGATAGAGAAACGGGCGCTCCACGTCCTGGCGTACCGCCGCGGGAAGCGTCGGCAGGTTGCTGTTCCCCGTGTAGATGTCCCAATAACCCTCATAGGTGGGCTCGGCCATACATCGTCCCGTGGAGACCGACTGGTCCACCGTGCAGCGGAACGAATACCGGGTGAACGTCGTGTCCTGGCCGCCATATTGCTGCGCCCCGGTACAGGCGGCAGCGGAGCCCCACGTGTACATCGTGACACCGGTGTACCAGTCCTGCGTGCACGCCGAGTTCGTCGTGTAGCGCTCCGTATTGACGAGGTACGGGCTGCCCTGCGGGAAGCAGCGCGCGGTCGGCTGCTGCAGGATCGTCATGATGGCGGTACGGTCGAGGACACTCATCGTCGCGGCGTCCCCCGACGACACCGTGGGATGCGTGCTGGACTGGATGCGCGATCGCACCCAGTTGACCTTGTGCATGACGATCGGGAAGAACTCCTTGCGACCGCTGATCGTGTAGAACGCACCGCACTGGTTGAGCAGGTTCGTGTTGGTCGTCGGCACGGGGGCGCCGCTGAAGTAGACCGCCAGCTCCGTGGTATCGGCGGCGGTGTTCAGCCGGAAATACCGGAAGAACCCCTCGGTGGAGTCGATCATCCCGTTGTTGTTGACGTCGATGGTGAGGAACTCCACCCGGCCGCGGCTCGCGCTGGACACCGTCTCGCGCAACCCGCCCGCGTCGGCAACGTTGTAGAACCAGCTCGCAAAGGTGGACCCGCGCCAATTCGCCGCGTTGACCGTCGGATAGGGGATGATCGTCGCGCCGCCCGTCGAGGAGACGGTGTCGGACCACTGCGCGCTTCCACTGATGGTGCCGGCGGCGCTCACCGTATCCATGAAGACGGGGACGGGCGATCCCGTGCTCGTTGCGATGAAGCGGTTGTTCGCGTGCACGCGTCCGCCGAATGTCTCGCCCGGCCCAATGGACGCGGCCGACGGAAAGTCGTTGGCGAAGAGCGCGTAGCGCGAAAAGGACTGCGCCGTCAGGTCCATGCGCCGGGCGAGTCGCAGCCCGGACGCGTCGTTGACCGTCGCGACGAGCGTGATGTACGGCACGTGCGTGCCGGCGGTATCCCCGGTGTATCCTGCGTACAGATTCACCGTCAGCCCCGTCACTTCCGCGCCGGTCGCGGCGTACACTTTCTGGCTCGAGAGCAGCTGTTTGTACCCGGTGTCGTACAACACAAGCGTGGTGTCTCGCTGAAGGCGCGATTTCCCGAGTTCGAGCGCGGTTTCCAGCGCCAGCGTCAGGTCGCGCTCCTTGTCGTGGTACCGGCTCAGCATCCCTGAACTCGACGCCATGTAGATGGCCGAGGACGCAAGCGCGGCCAGCGAGAGCGTCATGATCAGCACCAGGATCAGGGCCGATCCGCGACGAAGCCGGGCCGTCATGGGAAGGTCACCGTGGCGGTGCCCACGCGCACCCCGGAGAGACCGGAGCAGTCGCGGGCGGCCAGCCCATACTGGTACGTCCCCGCCGAGTCGGGAATCGCGAAGTCCTGATAGCGATACGCCGACGCGCGACGCGCCGGACGGCTGGCAATCGCCGTCCACGACGACGCCCCGCTCGGCCGGCGGTAGAGCACGTACTGCCGGACATCGCGCGGCGAGGTCGAGTCGCCCACCACCCCCGACCAGTCGAGCCGCACGTCGAGCTTCTGCCCCGCCGGAGCCGTCTCCACCGTGACACCCAGCGAATCCGGCGTCGGCGGCACGGCCCCGCACGTGCTGTTCACGAGCCGGAACGCATTGCGCAGGTTCACGGTGACGAAGAGGTTGCGGAAGACATTCTGCCGGTTGCGCGCGTCCCAGAAGCGCCCCGTCGCCCGCACGCGCACGGCGGTGATCGAATCGGCGCGCGCCAGCGAGTCGTCCCAGTAGATGGGCAGCGAGGCCTTCGCGATGGCAGTCGTCGCGCCACTCGCGCTGGTCTGGAAGTACTGGAAGAAGAATGCCGAGTCGGCGGGGATGTAAAGGTTGCGGGTCACCAGGGTGCTGTCGCGATCGTTCACTCGCCGATAGAGCACGTAGAGATTCGCGTTGCCGCCGGCCGTATCGGGAAGCAGGTAGTACTGGATCGTCTCGGCCTTGCTCGTCGCCCCGCTCGGATCGGTGTAGGCCCGCGTGGGATAGGTCTTGCTCGCCGTGCGCAACGAGCCCGCGCGCGACACCATCCAGCTCTGCGTCGTCAGCGTGTCCAGCGTGGCGTCCCACGCCGACGCGTTCGGGTCGCTGGACGTGGTCCGCCCCAGCCGGTTGGCGTTGAAGGCGATGGCGAGCGGCGCCGCCTGCACGATGAGCGGCTGCCCGATGTCCCCGCCCGCCAGGCGAAGATCGGCTCCGATGCGCCAGACGGCGTACCGGGCGCTCTGGAACGCGTCCATTCGCCCCGCGCCGGCGTCCATCGCCCGTGTCTGCGCGCGGAAGAACGGCACCGCGATGGCAAAGACCAGCACGGTGATCGAGACCGCAAAGATCATCTCGACCATGCTGAAGCCGCCCCGCCGCCGCACGGACCGTCCCATCAGAAGGCCGCGATGACCAGCGACTTCGTGACCGTCGTCGCGGTCGCCGCATGCGTGACGGTGACCGTGACGGTGACGTAGCGCGCCTTGTACGAGGAATCGGTGGCCGCCACCGTCGTCGTGCGGGTATACCCCGGGAAGCCGCTCATGGAGGGATTGGCGGAGGAGGTGCCGCTCGTCTCCGTCGTCCCGCTGAAGGTGGACGCCAGGGTGGCGTAGGTCCGGTGGAGCTCGACCGCCGCAATGCGCGCCGACGCCAGTTCGCTCGCGACGGCCAGCACATCGTGATTGGTGGTGAGATGCTGGAACCGGCGCGTGAAATTCGACAGGCCGATAAGCACGCCGCTGAGGATCATCACCGCCATGATGACCTCGATCAGCGTCATGCCGGAACGGCGCCGCGGCGCGCGGGCGGAGATCTTCGTCAGCATTCGTACGGAATGTGGCCGTTTCACACGGGCCAACGCCAGCCCTTTTGCCGCCGAAGCCGCGACGGTGGTAACTTCTCCCTGTCGCCACGTCGGCGGCCTCCACCCCCAGGCCCATGGGCGTCATTGCCACGCTTCTTCCCCTCGACCGCTGCCTCCAGCGCGTCCACGGTGCCGTTCGCGGACAGCATACGCTCACGCCCTGTCGCAATTGGGATGAGTTGCTGACCGCCTGCGCCACCGAACCGGTGCATCTGGCGGTGGTGGACCTCTTCGCGGACGGCGCCGCCAGCTTCGAGCGCATCCGCCAGTTGCGCACGCGCTTTCCTCGGCTCACGCTGATCGCCTACGTCACCGCCACGCCGCAGCGCGCCCGCGACCTGTTTGACGCCGGGCGCGCCGGACTCGACGGCCTGCTCCTGGTCGACCTCGACGACTCGCCGCAGGCGGTGCGCACCGTTGTCGAGCAGGCCGAGGCGCGCGGCGTCGCGGCCCTGCTCCGGCACCGCCTCGCGGCCCTGGATGTCGTGGCGCGCGACGCGATCCTGATCGTCGTCACGCGGGCCCACATGCGGCTCACCTCGCACCGGCTGGCGGAAACGCTCTCCATCAACAAGGCCACCCTGCTGGACAAGCTGCGCAAGGAGCGCCTGCCTGCCCCGCAGAAACTCATCGGCTGGGGCCGGTTGATCGTCGCCGGGCAGATGCTCGACGACCCGAAACGGAGCGCGGACGGCATCGCCCGCACGCTCGACTTTCCGTCGGGCTCCGCCTTCCGCAACATGTGCCAGCGCTACGTGGGGGCCACGCCGCTCGAGATTCGCGAGCGCGGCGGCGCCCGCTACGTCACCGCGCAGTTCCTGCGCGCCATCGGCCGTCCCGCGCTGGCGGAAGGCCTCGAAGCTCCAACCTCCCCGTGAAATACAAGACCATCATCGAGCCGTTCCGCATCAAGACGGTCGAGCCGATCCGCCAGACGACCGAGGCGGAGCGCGCCGCCGCCATCGGGGCCGCACACTACAACGTCTTCCTCCTCCATGGCGAGGACGTCCTGATCGACCTGCTGACCGATTCGGGGACGGGCGCGATGTCCGTCTACCAGTGGGCCGGGATGATGCGGGGCGACGAGACGTACGCCGGGGCGCGCTCCTTCTACGCCTTCGAGCGCGCGGTGCATGACATCACCGGCTTCCGTCACGTGATCCCCACCCATCAGGGGCGCGCCGCCGAGCACATCCTCACGGGGGCGATGCTCAAGCCCGGTGACATCGTGCCGAACAACCGCCACTTCGACACGACGCGCGCCAACGTCGAGCACCGCGGGGCCACGGCGCTCGACCTCCCCATCGCCGAAGGGCACGATCCGCAGACGCTGCACCCGTTCAAGGGCAACATGGATCTCGCGGCGCTCGAGCGTGTGCTGCGCGAGCACCCGGGCCGCGTGCCGCTGGTGATGATCACCGTGACCAACAACTCGGGCGGCGGCCAGCCGGTGAGCCTGGAGAACATTCGCGGCGCCTCGGCCCTCGCGCACCAGCACGGCGTGCCGTTCTTCATCGACGCCTGCCGCTTCGCGGAGAACGCCTGGTTCATCCATACGCGCGAAAGCGGCTACGGCGACCAGCAGCCCATCGCCATCGCCCGCGAACTGTTCTCGCTGGCTGACGGGTGCACGATGAGCGCCAAGAAGGACGGGATGGCCAACATCGGCGGCTTCCTGGCGATGAACAACGATGCCCTGGCCGAACGGTGCCGCAACACCCTCATCCTCACCGAGGGGTTTCCCACGTACGGCGGGCTCGCCGGATACGACCTGGAGGCCATCGCGGTCGGCCTCTACGAAGCGCTCGATCCGGACTACCTGCGGTACCGCATTCGCATGGTGGAGTACATGGCGGAGAAGATGGCGACCGCCGGCATCCCCACCGTGCGACCGGCCGGCGGGCACGCGTTGTACCTGGACGCCAAGCGCTGGCTCTCGCACATCCCGCCGTCGGAGTACCCCGGGTGGGCACTGTCGCTCGTGCTGTACCTGGAAGGCGGCATTCGGGCGGCCGAGATCGGCTCCGTGATGTTCGGGCAGCAGCCCGACGGAAGCGAAAAGCCGGCGGACCTCGAGCTGGTGCGTCTCGCCTTCCCGCGTCGCGTCTACACCCAGAGCCACATGGACTACGTGTGCGAGGTGCTGGCGCACGTGCACACGCTGGCCCCGCGCATTCGCGGCGTTCGCATCGTCGAACAGCCGGCTGCGCTGCGCCATTTCACCGCGAAGTTCGCCCCGCTCGTTCCGGGCGTGATCGCGTAGGCTTCCGCGCGCGTGGGCGGGCACCGCGGGCGCGGCCACCCCGGCCGCGCCCGCGACGTCTCAGGCTAGATCGAGTCGCGTTTCCAGCTGCCAGTGCTGTAGCGCCAGAGCCGCGTGCGGCCCGTGGACCCCGCGAACTCAATGGCGCGCAGCGCGTCGCTGCGTCCCGTCGGCACGCCGATGTACAGGAACGCGTCGCCGCTGGCCGATCCGTTCGGGTAGAAGGTGATCACGGGTCCTGTCCCGGTGGATGAGACACCGGGTCCCGTTGCGTAGTACGCCGTGGCCCCGTCCACCGTGACCGTCGGGATCGCGAACGATGCCCCGTTGGCGAGCTTCCATGACGTCCATCGCTCGTTGCCGTCGGCCGCTCCGTTCGAGTTGGTGTCCTGCACCACGCGCATCCGCGACGCGGAATAGTCGATGACGAAGAGGACGTTGGTGTTGTACTTCATCGCGGTCTGCTGC
Coding sequences within it:
- a CDS encoding tryptophanase, yielding MKYKTIIEPFRIKTVEPIRQTTEAERAAAIGAAHYNVFLLHGEDVLIDLLTDSGTGAMSVYQWAGMMRGDETYAGARSFYAFERAVHDITGFRHVIPTHQGRAAEHILTGAMLKPGDIVPNNRHFDTTRANVEHRGATALDLPIAEGHDPQTLHPFKGNMDLAALERVLREHPGRVPLVMITVTNNSGGGQPVSLENIRGASALAHQHGVPFFIDACRFAENAWFIHTRESGYGDQQPIAIARELFSLADGCTMSAKKDGMANIGGFLAMNNDALAERCRNTLILTEGFPTYGGLAGYDLEAIAVGLYEALDPDYLRYRIRMVEYMAEKMATAGIPTVRPAGGHALYLDAKRWLSHIPPSEYPGWALSLVLYLEGGIRAAEIGSVMFGQQPDGSEKPADLELVRLAFPRRVYTQSHMDYVCEVLAHVHTLAPRIRGVRIVEQPAALRHFTAKFAPLVPGVIA
- a CDS encoding helix-turn-helix domain-containing protein; this translates as MGVIATLLPLDRCLQRVHGAVRGQHTLTPCRNWDELLTACATEPVHLAVVDLFADGAASFERIRQLRTRFPRLTLIAYVTATPQRARDLFDAGRAGLDGLLLVDLDDSPQAVRTVVEQAEARGVAALLRHRLAALDVVARDAILIVVTRAHMRLTSHRLAETLSINKATLLDKLRKERLPAPQKLIGWGRLIVAGQMLDDPKRSADGIARTLDFPSGSAFRNMCQRYVGATPLEIRERGGARYVTAQFLRAIGRPALAEGLEAPTSP
- a CDS encoding GspH/FimT family pseudopilin; amino-acid sequence: MPRRGYTIIEVMLVLALIAIMAAMAIPKISFLRLRQDANGRLVQRTLVSAQQTAMKYNTNVLFVIDYSASRMRVVQDTNSNGAADGNERWTSWKLANGASFAIPTVTVDGATAYYATGPGVSSTGTGPVITFYPNGSASGDAFLYIGVPTGRSDALRAIEFAGSTGRTRLWRYSTGSWKRDSI
- a CDS encoding prepilin-type N-terminal cleavage/methylation domain-containing protein; its protein translation is MLTKISARAPRRRSGMTLIEVIMAVMILSGVLIGLSNFTRRFQHLTTNHDVLAVASELASARIAAVELHRTYATLASTFSGTTETSGTSSANPSMSGFPGYTRTTTVAATDSSYKARYVTVTVTVTHAATATTVTKSLVIAAF